The following proteins are encoded in a genomic region of Terriglobia bacterium:
- the aroC gene encoding chorismate synthase, producing the protein MLRFVTAGESHGKCLTGVLEGLPSGLAIDTNFIDSQLHRRQLGYGRGRRMQIEKDHVEITSGVRHGRTLGSPISFVVENRDWANWKIAMSPDPLPEGATLRQVTRPRPGHVDLAGALKQQTHDVRDVLERASARETAARVAVGSFCRLLLLQIGIRIGSHVIAIGTAHISAQLENIGIDGILAIDPESPLRCADARIQDEMVALIDKAAGDGDTVGGIAEVVAAPVPPGLGSHTQWDRKLDGRLAQALMSIPAVKAVEIGNGVAAAQRNGSNVHDEIFYDAEQRRFFRTTNNAGGLEAGVTNGADLRARIFVKPIPTLRKPLMSVDLVTKEARAALFERSDTCVVPAAGVVSEAMVGIILAQAVLEKFGGDSMAELEANFTNYIRLLREF; encoded by the coding sequence ATGCTTCGCTTTGTGACAGCCGGCGAATCTCACGGGAAGTGTTTGACCGGCGTCCTTGAAGGCCTGCCATCGGGGCTGGCTATCGACACGAACTTCATCGACAGCCAGCTCCATCGCCGGCAACTGGGCTACGGCCGCGGCCGGCGCATGCAGATCGAGAAGGATCATGTCGAGATCACCTCGGGCGTGCGGCACGGAAGAACGCTCGGCAGCCCCATTTCATTCGTGGTTGAAAACAGAGATTGGGCCAACTGGAAGATTGCGATGTCGCCTGATCCTTTGCCTGAAGGGGCCACCCTCCGGCAGGTCACACGCCCAAGGCCGGGGCACGTCGACCTCGCCGGGGCCTTGAAGCAGCAAACTCATGATGTCAGAGATGTGCTCGAACGCGCCAGTGCCCGCGAGACCGCCGCACGCGTTGCCGTCGGATCCTTTTGCAGACTCCTCCTTCTTCAGATCGGCATCCGCATCGGGAGCCACGTGATCGCCATTGGAACGGCCCACATATCGGCGCAATTGGAGAACATCGGAATCGACGGCATCCTGGCAATCGACCCGGAATCGCCCCTGCGCTGCGCCGACGCCAGGATTCAAGACGAAATGGTAGCGTTGATTGACAAGGCCGCTGGAGACGGGGACACTGTTGGCGGGATTGCGGAGGTCGTGGCCGCGCCGGTCCCGCCTGGGCTGGGATCGCACACGCAGTGGGATCGAAAACTGGATGGCCGGCTGGCACAGGCGCTCATGAGCATTCCGGCTGTCAAAGCGGTGGAAATAGGCAACGGGGTGGCGGCCGCGCAGAGGAATGGCTCGAACGTTCACGACGAGATTTTCTATGATGCGGAGCAGCGACGTTTTTTCCGTACAACCAACAATGCCGGCGGGCTGGAGGCCGGAGTAACGAACGGAGCTGATCTGCGTGCACGCATCTTCGTCAAACCAATTCCCACGCTGCGGAAGCCGCTCATGTCTGTGGATCTGGTCACCAAAGAAGCACGCGCCGCCTTATTTGAACGTAGCGACACGTGCGTGGTTCCGGCGGCCGGCGTGGTTTCGGAAGCGATGGTCGGCATCATTCTGGCGCAAGCCGTCCTGGAGAAATTCGGCGGCGACTCCATGGCCGAGTTGGAGGCAAACTTCACAAACTACATTCGGTTGCTGCGAGAGTTTTAG
- a CDS encoding ABC transporter permease, which produces MIKALIAALEAPFRFITKAIWEIQSYTFLSSRAIANLFTRPIYMREIIMQMDRIGVGSLTIILLTGFFTGAVLGIQSESALRRYGAVSITGQLVAITLVRELGPVLSALMLAGRIGSGVASELGSMVVSEQINAMRALGTDPTRRLVTPRMIATIMMLPLLTILCNAVGLGGGWIIARYKLLISSSQYWSDAINALQPADVFGTLVKPLVFGFIISMTGCYVGLRTHGGTEGVGRSTTQAVVSSSILVITADFFLNNLIIYISPFLNV; this is translated from the coding sequence ATGATCAAAGCTCTTATAGCCGCACTGGAGGCACCCTTTCGCTTCATAACCAAAGCGATCTGGGAAATCCAATCCTACACTTTTCTGAGCAGCCGGGCTATTGCCAATCTGTTCACCAGGCCGATCTACATGCGAGAAATCATCATGCAGATGGATCGCATCGGCGTCGGCTCGCTGACCATCATCCTGCTGACCGGGTTCTTCACCGGGGCGGTGTTGGGCATCCAATCGGAAAGCGCGCTGCGGCGCTACGGGGCGGTCAGCATCACCGGGCAACTGGTCGCCATCACGCTCGTCCGCGAGCTTGGACCGGTTCTATCCGCATTGATGCTTGCCGGCCGCATCGGCTCCGGCGTTGCCTCAGAACTGGGTTCCATGGTCGTCTCAGAGCAGATCAACGCGATGCGCGCGCTGGGCACCGATCCGACGCGACGACTGGTTACCCCGCGGATGATCGCGACGATCATGATGCTCCCCTTGCTGACGATTCTCTGCAACGCCGTCGGCCTTGGGGGCGGGTGGATCATCGCTCGCTATAAACTGTTGATCAGCTCGAGCCAGTACTGGTCCGATGCCATCAATGCCCTCCAGCCTGCAGACGTCTTCGGCACGCTCGTGAAGCCGCTGGTTTTCGGCTTCATCATTTCGATGACCGGCTGCTACGTGGGATTGCGTACTCACGGAGGCACGGAAGGCGTCGGGCGCTCCACAACCCAGGCGGTCGTGAGCAGTTCCATACTCGTAATTACGGCGGATTTCTTCCTTAACAACTTGATCATCTACATTTCTCCTTTCCTCAACGTATGA
- the fmt gene encoding methionyl-tRNA formyltransferase — MRVIFLGTPEFAVPSLKALLGSDYEVCAVFTQPDRPAGRGQKAQASAIKTFARVAGIPVFQPEKIRGPENQPLLASLQPDFVVVVAYGQILPLWLLQLPRMGCVNVHGSLLPHYRGAAPVTWAILNGEMVSGVTTMLMDEHLDTGPMLLKKEVEVTATMTAGELAGRLAIVGAELLIPTLAGLASGDLKPIPQDDSLASLAPRITKEMGLIAWNRDARCIHNQIRGLNPWPLAYSECRGQRLQIIRSTPPDESRTQELDAGIFLGASGSGMRIACGGGSILEILEVQPAGKRRMPGREYANGARLQPGQRLFV; from the coding sequence ATGCGTGTCATCTTTCTGGGCACGCCTGAATTCGCCGTCCCATCCCTGAAGGCCTTGCTGGGCAGCGATTACGAGGTTTGTGCTGTTTTTACGCAGCCTGATCGCCCTGCCGGACGCGGACAAAAAGCTCAGGCTTCGGCTATCAAGACCTTCGCTCGCGTTGCCGGCATACCTGTTTTTCAGCCTGAGAAGATCAGGGGGCCGGAAAACCAGCCCCTTCTCGCATCCCTCCAACCGGATTTTGTTGTAGTTGTCGCTTATGGACAGATCCTGCCTCTGTGGCTGCTTCAGTTGCCGCGGATGGGATGCGTCAACGTGCACGGCTCTCTTCTTCCTCACTATCGGGGCGCGGCTCCCGTCACCTGGGCAATCCTTAACGGCGAGATGGTCTCTGGTGTGACAACCATGTTGATGGACGAGCATCTCGATACCGGGCCCATGCTGCTGAAAAAAGAAGTCGAGGTTACCGCCACGATGACTGCAGGGGAACTTGCCGGCAGGCTGGCGATAGTCGGGGCTGAACTGTTGATCCCGACGCTTGCAGGTCTGGCGAGCGGAGACTTGAAGCCAATTCCGCAGGACGACAGCCTGGCGAGTCTTGCTCCGCGCATCACGAAAGAAATGGGCCTGATCGCATGGAACCGGGACGCACGCTGCATTCACAACCAGATTCGAGGGCTCAATCCATGGCCCCTGGCGTATTCGGAGTGCCGGGGCCAAAGGCTCCAGATTATCCGAAGCACGCCGCCGGATGAATCGCGAACGCAGGAACTCGACGCCGGAATATTCCTGGGAGCGTCCGGCTCCGGTATGAGAATAGCGTGTGGGGGAGGGAGCATCCTGGAAATCCTCGAGGTTCAGCCTGCCGGCAAAAGGAGGATGCCCGGGCGAGAATACGCCAACGGCGCGAGACTCCAACCCGGCCAGCGGTTATTCGTCTAA
- a CDS encoding response regulator, whose protein sequence is MATKLLLADDSVTIHKVVSLTFAAEDVTIDAVTDGNLAIEKAHADRPDIVLADVFMPGRNGYEVCAAIKSDPMLAGTPVVLLVGTFEPFDEQEATRVKCDAYLTKPFDTSELIQIVRHLVDQRGAAKAGVESAAAVSESQVAGRVACGAARDVLAAGLISVRTRESFLGEHRILELFDAPALELESAARIASPAENPTDKAPPEQRPAAPRQVIPFPGIRGSGLETSPSVLTEEAVDQIVEKVVRRMSQQVVREIAWEVVPALSEIMIRQYLDELRSSRKI, encoded by the coding sequence ATGGCTACGAAACTCCTCCTCGCCGACGACAGCGTCACTATTCACAAGGTAGTAAGCCTCACATTTGCGGCCGAGGATGTCACTATCGATGCGGTCACCGACGGGAACCTGGCGATCGAAAAAGCACATGCTGACAGGCCGGACATCGTGCTGGCCGACGTTTTCATGCCGGGCAGGAACGGATACGAGGTCTGTGCTGCGATCAAGTCAGATCCCATGCTGGCCGGGACGCCGGTAGTGCTGCTGGTCGGCACATTTGAGCCATTCGACGAGCAGGAGGCAACCAGAGTTAAATGTGACGCCTATCTCACTAAGCCCTTTGATACTTCGGAACTCATCCAGATCGTCCGGCATCTCGTGGATCAACGCGGAGCTGCGAAAGCCGGCGTGGAGTCTGCGGCAGCGGTTTCGGAATCGCAGGTTGCAGGTAGAGTCGCCTGCGGCGCCGCCCGCGATGTGCTTGCCGCAGGGCTCATCAGCGTGCGCACGCGCGAATCGTTTCTCGGCGAACACCGGATCCTCGAACTGTTTGATGCGCCTGCGTTGGAACTCGAGTCTGCAGCCAGGATTGCCTCTCCAGCAGAAAATCCGACGGACAAAGCGCCCCCGGAGCAACGGCCGGCCGCACCCCGGCAGGTGATCCCTTTTCCCGGCATCAGAGGCAGCGGGCTGGAAACATCCCCGAGCGTACTCACGGAAGAGGCGGTGGATCAGATTGTCGAGAAGGTCGTGAGGCGCATGTCCCAGCAAGTTGTGCGTGAAATCGCCTGGGAAGTCGTCCCGGCGCTATCCGAGATCATGATCCGGCAGTATCTCGATGAGCTGCGCTCCTCCCGCAAGATTTAA
- the def gene encoding peptide deformylase, whose translation MVLPILKYGASELKTMSKPITVFNGELEKIAKNMIETMYSAPGIGLAAPQIGLNIRLATIDLSVGEDPSQLIVICNPEIVVSEGEQRSEEGCLSIPEFSDTVVRPRKLIVRGQGIHGEELHFETAELLARCFSHEIDHLDGILFIDRLSSLKKTLIRNKIKKLAKAGEW comes from the coding sequence ATGGTACTGCCCATCCTGAAGTACGGCGCTTCGGAGTTGAAGACGATGAGCAAGCCGATCACCGTCTTCAATGGCGAACTCGAGAAGATCGCCAAAAACATGATCGAAACCATGTACAGCGCCCCGGGCATCGGACTCGCTGCTCCGCAGATTGGATTGAACATTCGGCTGGCCACCATCGATCTTTCGGTCGGGGAGGATCCCTCGCAGCTGATCGTAATTTGCAATCCTGAGATCGTGGTGAGCGAAGGGGAGCAGAGGAGCGAAGAGGGGTGTCTCAGCATCCCGGAGTTTAGCGACACCGTCGTACGTCCGCGCAAGCTGATCGTCCGCGGGCAGGGCATCCATGGCGAGGAATTGCACTTTGAAACCGCGGAACTGCTGGCCCGGTGCTTCAGTCACGAGATCGACCACCTGGACGGTATCCTGTTCATCGATCGCTTGAGTTCCCTGAAGAAGACGCTCATCCGCAACAAGATCAAGAAGCTTGCCAAAGCGGGCGAGTGGTGA
- the rpe gene encoding ribulose-phosphate 3-epimerase, with product MANSVIIAPSILSADFAHLAGEIESVEKAGADLIHLDIMDGHFVPNITIGPPVVASIRKITKLPLDAHLMIEEPARYVDEMIHAGVDWISVHAEADVHLNRTIQHIRSQGVRAGVAINPATPISALEEVIPDVDFILVMSVNPGFGGQEFIPSALQKIRKLREKITLNNNRARIEVDGGMETGNLPEVLSAGADVIVIGSAIFKSKATPFDAVREFKGIADRHMGRQERI from the coding sequence TTGGCGAATTCGGTGATCATCGCACCCTCGATTCTGTCGGCAGATTTCGCCCATCTGGCCGGAGAAATTGAGAGTGTGGAGAAGGCGGGGGCGGACCTGATTCACCTCGACATTATGGACGGCCATTTTGTACCCAACATAACGATCGGCCCCCCAGTTGTCGCCTCAATTCGAAAGATCACCAAACTTCCTTTGGACGCGCACCTCATGATTGAGGAGCCGGCGCGATATGTAGATGAGATGATCCACGCCGGCGTGGACTGGATCTCGGTCCATGCCGAGGCAGACGTGCACCTGAACCGCACGATACAACATATTCGGAGTCAGGGAGTTCGCGCTGGCGTGGCGATCAACCCTGCGACTCCGATCAGTGCTTTGGAAGAAGTGATTCCTGATGTGGATTTTATCCTCGTGATGAGCGTGAACCCCGGATTTGGTGGCCAGGAGTTCATTCCATCTGCGCTCCAGAAAATTCGGAAACTTAGAGAGAAGATTACGTTAAATAACAATAGAGCCAGGATCGAAGTGGATGGCGGCATGGAGACCGGCAATCTGCCTGAAGTTCTTTCAGCCGGCGCCGACGTGATCGTCATTGGTTCCGCCATCTTCAAATCAAAGGCAACTCCGTTCGATGCGGTGCGCGAATTCAAGGGAATTGCGGATCGGCACATGGGGAGGCAGGAGAGGATTTGA
- the bamD gene encoding outer membrane protein assembly factor BamD — translation MRRYLRWMVFLFILAGLPGCGGQKGAKLQKSVVPPDKTLFQTGNEFLDKSQFTQARLAFQTLINTYPGSDLEPEAYFAMANSFLREGGTENLLMAEDRFRNFIIFFPTNPKAPDAQLEIISILMRQMRAPDRDQKETRRAEAEILKFLTAYPNNDYVPVVKTLLDEVRESLAESDMMVGDQYAHTGNYLGAVSRYRELTQKYPRFSRMDEALFKQAEADQKTENTDEAVAALARIVRGYPFSKYFSEAKAQLEKMGKPVPAVDTDLAAQNQALVKPPVPFSPLKPIIDLASAMGFISSPDRYEEARKTVAATKAAAAASTATQTGAKPGEIVLTGTIAKDANGKEVVKPNVSPAKTDKKDDKKVDDKTKKKKKAEQQY, via the coding sequence ATGCGACGATATCTCAGGTGGATGGTCTTTTTATTTATCCTGGCAGGCTTGCCTGGGTGTGGCGGCCAGAAGGGTGCCAAGCTCCAAAAGAGCGTGGTTCCACCTGACAAGACGCTCTTTCAGACCGGCAACGAGTTCCTGGACAAAAGCCAATTCACACAGGCGCGATTGGCTTTTCAGACCCTGATCAACACCTATCCCGGTAGCGATTTAGAGCCCGAAGCCTACTTCGCGATGGCCAATTCATTTCTCCGCGAAGGCGGAACCGAAAACCTCCTCATGGCGGAGGACAGGTTCAGGAACTTCATCATCTTCTTCCCGACGAATCCCAAAGCCCCCGATGCACAGCTTGAAATCATCTCCATTCTCATGCGCCAGATGCGGGCGCCTGATCGCGATCAGAAAGAAACGAGGAGAGCCGAGGCCGAGATTTTGAAATTCCTGACCGCGTACCCGAACAACGACTACGTTCCCGTCGTCAAAACGCTCCTGGACGAAGTGCGCGAAAGCCTGGCGGAGAGCGACATGATGGTGGGAGATCAGTACGCTCACACGGGCAACTATCTTGGTGCCGTGTCGCGCTATAGGGAGCTGACGCAGAAGTATCCCCGCTTTTCGCGAATGGACGAGGCCCTTTTCAAACAGGCCGAGGCTGATCAAAAGACCGAAAACACCGATGAAGCCGTCGCCGCCCTCGCGCGCATTGTCAGGGGCTACCCGTTCAGCAAGTACTTTTCCGAAGCCAAGGCGCAGTTGGAAAAGATGGGCAAACCGGTTCCCGCAGTCGACACTGACCTGGCAGCGCAGAACCAGGCGCTCGTGAAGCCGCCAGTGCCTTTCTCACCACTGAAACCAATCATCGACCTCGCGTCCGCCATGGGGTTCATCAGCTCTCCCGACCGCTATGAGGAGGCCAGAAAAACCGTCGCGGCAACCAAGGCAGCTGCGGCCGCATCGACAGCCACCCAGACCGGAGCGAAACCGGGAGAGATCGTGCTTACCGGAACTATCGCAAAGGACGCCAACGGCAAGGAGGTTGTCAAGCCTAACGTCTCCCCGGCAAAGACCGATAAGAAAGATGATAAGAAGGTAGACGACAAAACCAAGAAAAAGAAGAAGGCGGAACAGCAGTATTAA